The Sphaeramia orbicularis chromosome 16, fSphaOr1.1, whole genome shotgun sequence genome window below encodes:
- the LOC115436277 gene encoding zinc finger protein 501-like has translation MDGKLTCDQCGKTYTRMHQLKKHLRIHPGERPYECEQYGKTFTQVATLRTHLRIHSRERPYSCEECGKAFTTNSDFKTHLRIHSGERPYDCEQCGKTFAQMSGLKVHIRIHSGQRPYHCEQCRRTFTQMSNLKSHLRVHSGERPYDCEQCGKAFTTNSDFKKHLRIHSGERPYDCEQCGKTFTLMHHFKTHLRIHSGERPYDCKQCGKTFAQMSGLKVHIRIHSGQRPYHCEQCRKTFTQMSNLKSHLRVHSGERPYDCEQCGKTFTHNRSLKTHLRFHSGERPYYCEQCGKTFTRMSSLNIHIRVHNGQRPYYCEQCGKTFAHNNSLKTHLRFHSGERPYDCDQCGKTFTERSNLKRHLRIHRGETHQNSLSVTNVNKDSCHTLLSPTINTDVNHHLDQTVPQHQMTTRNAVSKPAALTSSDKNITLKNLQIWLHRVQM, from the coding sequence aTGGATGGAAAACTCacttgtgaccagtgtgggaagacttacaCCCGCATGCATCAGCTTAAgaaacacctacgcatccaccctggagaaagaccatatgagtgtgaacagtatgggaagactttcacccaagtAGCAACCCTTAGGACACACCTGCGCATCCACAGCAGAGAAAGACCATATTCATGTGAggagtgtggaaaggctttcaccaCCAATAGTGACTTTAAGAcccacctacgcatccacagtggagaaagaccatatgactgtgaacagtgtgggaaaactttcgCCCAGATGAGTGGCCTTAAAGTACACATACGCATACACAGTGGTCAAAGACCATATCACTGTGAACAGTGTAGAAGAACTTTCACCCAGATGAGTAACCTTAAGTCACATCTACgtgtccacagtggagaaagaccatatgactgtgaacagtgtggaaaggctttcaccaCCAATAGTGACTTTAAgaaacacctacgcatccacagtggagaaagaccttatgactgtgaacagtgtgggaagactttcaccctcATGCATCACTTTAAGAcccacctacgcatccacagtggagaaagaccatatgactgtaaacagtgtgggaaaactttcgCCCAGATGAGTGGCCTTAAAGTACACATACGCATACACAGTGGTCAAAGACCATATCACTGTGAACAGTGTAGAAAAACCTTCACCCAGATGAGTAACCTTAAGTCACACCTACgtgtccacagtggagaaagaccgtatgactgtgaacagtgtgggaaaacATTTACCCACAATCGTAGccttaagacacacctacgcttccacagtggagaaagaccatattactgtgaacagtgtgggaaaactttcacccGCATGAGCAGTCTTAACATACACATACGTGTCCACAACGGACaaagaccatattactgtgaACAATGTGGGAAGACATTCGCCCACAATAATAGccttaagacacacctacgcttccacagtggagaaagaccatatgactgtgaccagtgtgggaaaactttcacTGAGAGGAGCAACCTTAAgagacacctacgcatccacagaggagaaacACACCAAAACAGTTTGAGTGTTACAAATGTGAACAAAGATTCTTGCCACACTCTTCTCTCTCCTACCATCAACACAGATGTGAATCACCATCTGGACCAAACagtacctcagcatcagatgacaaCAAGAAACGCAGTGTCTAAACCAGCAGCACTGACTtcttctgacaagaacatcacacttaaaaacctccagatctgGCTCCATAGAGTCCAGATGTAA